From the Diospyros lotus cultivar Yz01 chromosome 13, ASM1463336v1, whole genome shotgun sequence genome, one window contains:
- the LOC127787867 gene encoding transcription initiation factor IIA subunit 2-like isoform X1 has protein sequence MATFELYRRSTVGMCLTETLDEMVSNGVLSPEHAIQVLVQFDKSMTEALEAQVKSKVSMKGHLHTYRFCDNVWTFILQDVMFKTEECQETVGRVKIVACDSKLLSQ, from the exons ATGGCAACGTTTGAACTGTACCGCAGGTCGACAGTTGGCATGTGCTTGACCGAAACATTGGATGAGATGGTTTCAAACGGTGTTCTCAGTCCTGAACATGCCATCCAGGTCCTTGTTCAGTTTGACAAG TCAATGACTGAAGCTCTGGAAGCCCAAGTCAAGAGCAAGGTTTCAATGAAG GGACATCTGCACACCTACAGATTCTGCGACAACGTGTGGACGTTCATTTTACAAGATGTGATGTTTAAGACCGAGGAGTGCCAGGAAACTGTTGGTCGGGTTAAAATAGTGGCATGTGACTCGAAGCTGCTCTCACAATGA
- the LOC127787867 gene encoding transcription initiation factor IIA subunit 2-like isoform X2 — MSTVGMCLTETLDEMVSNGVLSPEHAIQVLVQFDKSMTEALEAQVKSKVSMKGHLHTYRFCDNVWTFILQDVMFKTEECQETVGRVKIVACDSKLLSQ; from the exons AT GTCGACAGTTGGCATGTGCTTGACCGAAACATTGGATGAGATGGTTTCAAACGGTGTTCTCAGTCCTGAACATGCCATCCAGGTCCTTGTTCAGTTTGACAAG TCAATGACTGAAGCTCTGGAAGCCCAAGTCAAGAGCAAGGTTTCAATGAAG GGACATCTGCACACCTACAGATTCTGCGACAACGTGTGGACGTTCATTTTACAAGATGTGATGTTTAAGACCGAGGAGTGCCAGGAAACTGTTGGTCGGGTTAAAATAGTGGCATGTGACTCGAAGCTGCTCTCACAATGA
- the LOC127788735 gene encoding polygalacturonase-like: protein MAINSKMNPLLLLLSFLVPISQLSALPFTQHINNVLDLGANPDGHTDSTAAFSAAWAAACASALPASVYVPPGRYLLPKAMKFAGKCKNSAVTIRIDGTLLAPSDYNVIGSAGNWLLFDDVTGVSILGGVLDGQGAGLWACKASGKSTCPSGATTLGFTNSNNILISGLGSVNSQMFHIVINGCRGVQLQGVKVSASGNSPNTDGIHVQSSSDVAILNSNVATGDDCVSVGAGTANLWIENMACGPGHGISIGSLGKELQEPGVQNVTVKSVSFRGAENGVRIKTWGRPSNGFVKGVLFQHALMVNVQNPIIIDQKYCPDNKGCPDQVSGVKISDVTYDDIHGTSATEVAVRLECSKAQPCSGIVLQDVKLTYKNEEAEASCANAAGTASGFVQPSSCF, encoded by the exons ATGGCGATCAACTCCAAGAtgaatcctcttcttcttcttctttcctttcttgtccCCATCTCCCAATTATCAGCTCTTCCATTCACCCAACACATTAATAATGTGTTGGATTTGGGAGCCAACCCTGACGGCCACACAGATTCCACCGCCGCCTTCTCCGCTGCATGGGCGGCGGCCTGCGCCTCCGCCCTGCCGGCTTCCGTCTACGTGCCCCCGGGAAGGTATTTGCTTCCCAAAGCCATGAAGTTCGCTGGGAAATGCAAGAACAGTGCCGTTACTATCCGCATCGACGGCACCCTCCTGGCTCCCTCCGACTACAATGTCATCGGAAGCGCCGGTAACTGGCTTCTGTTCGACGACGTCACTGGAGTTTCCATTCTCGGCGGAGTCCTTGACGGGCAAGGGGCTGGCCTTTGGGCCTGCAAGGCCTCCGGCAAGTCGACATGCCCCAGTGGAGCCACG ACATTAGGCTTCACGAACTCGAACAACATCTTGATCAGTGGGTTGGGATCAGTAAACAGCCAGATGTTTCACATTGTGATAAACGGGTGCCGCGGGGTGCAGCTGCAAGGAGTGAAGGTTTCAGCCTCCGGAAACAGCCCGAACACCGACGGCATTCACGTGCAGTCATCGTCGGACGTCGCCATCCTCAACTCCAATGTCGCAACCGGGGATGACTGCGTCTCCGTTGGGGCGGGAACGGCCAACTTGTGGATCGAGAACATGGCTTGCGGCCCCGGCCATGGCATTAG CATTGGGAGCTTGGGGAAGGAATTGCAAGAGCCTGGGGTCCAGAATGTGACAGTTAAAAGTGTGAGCTTTAGGGGCGCTGAGAATGGGGTGAGAATAAAGACTTGGGGCAGGCCCAGCAATGGGTTTGTTAAGGGAGTCCTCTTCCAGCATGCCCTTATGGTGAATGTCCAGAACCCCATCATAATTGACCAAAAGTACTGCCCCGACAACAAAGGCTGCCCCGACCAGGTGTCGGGTGTGAAGATAAGCGACGTGACGTACGATGACATCCACGGAACGTCGGCGACGGAGGTTGCAGTGAGATTGGAGTGCAGCAAAGCGCAGCCATGCAGCGGGATAGTGTTGCAGGATGTGAAGCTGACTTACAAGAATGAAGAAGCTGAAGCATCCTGTGCTAATGCTGCAGGAACAGCTTCTGGGTTTGTTCAGCCCTCTAGCTGCTTCTAG